A region from the Lolium perenne isolate Kyuss_39 chromosome 4, Kyuss_2.0, whole genome shotgun sequence genome encodes:
- the LOC127296339 gene encoding RNA demethylase ALKBH10B isoform X1: MATAAAGAAAIPSSAAAMVAGAPLDPHHPHHQQQPAWLMDERDGFISWLRGEFAAANAIIDLLVLHLRSVPGDYDHVFAAVHQRRHHWAHIIHMQQFFPVTDVALALQHTEWLRRAQQPHPQPPTPPPQQHGPVLAPNPPPPPARRHSSSYAPSHNNHRNAGNGRTDPPRHAANVAAAGSDKDGRELHNQEGKGLKEGENVVDAKSLQLDSPITDEGEKNPKLQTDSEGSSKVAPAPSEYTTREIIDGRPVNTVEGLKVYEGLVNVIEINKIVSLANETKASSRRGGLEEAGQTVIVGRRPLRGHGSAVIQLGVPIIEGPFEDENQRETRVDAVPGLLQDLFDRFFQQGIIPSKPDYCVIDFFNEGEYSHPQQPPPWYGRPLCTLCLTECDMVFGRVILGERGDNRGPLKLSLSTGSLLVLQGRSADVAKRSIPATHKQRILLTFGKSVPRKLVSSESAARVTPTLAPPPMPWGPPSRPANMRPHSPSPKHFGYAPASSVLPAPMAGPLHIPPSDGMQPLFVAPAPVAAAAIPFPAAVQLQNTAPAWIPEAAPRPAPPRLPVPGTGVFLPPGSGHQLLPPHQMIQASHAHAEMANGNASPRSTATSKRPDTVEAKPECNGSSNGGCGLVDEKSAVHKEQQQNGGMKKAGNSKAEPGALAK; the protein is encoded by the exons atggccaccgccgccgccggcgccgccgccatcccctcctccgccgccgccatggtcgcggGGGCGCCCCTCGACCCGCACCACCCGCACCACCAGCAGCAGCCGGCCTGGCTCATGGACGAGCGCGACGGCTTCATCTCCTGGCTGCGGGGCGAGTTCGCCGCCGCCAACGCCATCATCGACCTCCTCGTCCTGCACCTCCGCAGCGTCCCCGGCGACTACGACCACGTCTTCGCCGCCGTGCACCAGCGCAGGCACCACTGGGCGCACATCATCCACATGCAGCAGTTCTTCCCCGTCACCGACGTCGCGCTCGCGCTACAGCACACCGAGTGGCTACGCAGGGCCCAGCAGCCGCACCCGCagccgccgacgccgccgccgcagcagcaCGGGCCCGTCCTCGCGCCcaacccgccgccgccacccgcgcgACGCCACAGCTCCTCCTACGCGCCATCCCACAACAACCATCGCAACGCCGGCAACGGCCGCACCGATCCGCCGCGGCATGCCGCAAACGTCGCCGCCGCTGGATCCGATAAAGATG GACGTGAACTTCATAACCAAGAAGGGAAGGGACTTAAGGAAGGAGAGAACGTTGTTGATGCTAAAAGTCTACAGTTGGATTCTCCTATTACCGATG AAGGTGAGAAAAACCCTAAGCTGCAAACTGATTCTGAAGGAAGCAGCAAAGTGGCTCCAGCTCCTTCAGAGTATACAACCAGGGAAATCATTGATGGCAGGCCG GTTAATACTGTTGAAGGACTAAAGGTCTATGAAGGGTTGGTAAATGTGATTGAGATAAACAAGATTGTTTCTTTAGCTAATGAGACAAAAGCTTCTTCTCGCCGAGGAGGGTTGGAAG AAGCGGGGCAGACTGTTATTGTTGGTAGAAGACCACTGAGGGGTCATGGAAGCGCAGTTATTCAGCTGGGAGTTCCTATCATTGAAGGCCCTTTTGAAGATGAAAATCAAAGAG AGACAAGGGTGGATGCTGTTCCTGGGTTGCTGCAAGACCTGTTTGATCGCTTCTTTCAGCAGGGAATCATACCTTCTAAGCCAGACTATTGTGTTATCGACTTCTTCAATGAG GGGGAATATTCTCATCCTCAGCAACCTCCTCCTTGGTATGGTAGGCCTCTTTGTACTCTCTGCCTGACAGAGTGTGACATGGTATTTGGCCGAGTTATCCTTGGTGAACGAGGCGATAACAGAGGCCCTTTAAAGCTATCTCTTTCTACAGG GTCTCTTTTAGTGTTGCAAGGGAGAAGTGCTGATGTAGCCAAGCGATCTATTCCTGCTACACACAAGCAGCGAATCTTACTGACTTTTGGGAAGTCTGTGCCAAGAAAACTTGTTTCATCAGAAAGTGCTGCACGAGTCACTCCCACATTAGCACCTCCTCCTATGCCCTGGGGTCCACCATCAAGGCCAGCTAACATGAGGCCACATTCCCCTAGTCCTAAGCACTTCGGATATGCCCCCGCCAGCAGTGTACTTCCAGCACCAATGGCTGGACCTCTCCACATCCCTCCATCCGATGGAATGCAGCCACTCTTTGTAGCACCTGCTCCTGTTGCTGCCGCAGCCATACCTTTCCCAGCAGCTGTTCAATTGCAAAATACAGCACCAGCTTGGATTCCAGAAGCTGCCCCAAGGCCTGCCCCACCACGTTTGCCTGTTCCAGGTACAGGGGTCTTTCTTCCTCCTGGATCAGGTCACCAACTGTTGCCGCCTCATCAGATGATCCAAGCTTCACATGCTCATGCGGAGATGGCTAATGGTAATGCTTCTCCAAGGAGCACGGCAACAAGTAAAAGGCCTGATACAGTCGAGGCAAAACCAGAGTGCAATGGGAGCTCTAATGGTGGCTGCGGCTTAGTGGATGAGAAGTCAGCTGTTCATAAGGAGCAGCAGCAGAATGGTGGTATGAAGAAGGCTGGGAACAGCAAGGCTGAGCCAGGTGCCCTTGCCAAGTAG
- the LOC127296339 gene encoding RNA demethylase ALKBH10B isoform X2, whose protein sequence is MATAAAGAAAIPSSAAAMVAGAPLDPHHPHHQQQPAWLMDERDGFISWLRGEFAAANAIIDLLVLHLRSVPGDYDHVFAAVHQRRHHWAHIIHMQQFFPVTDVALALQHTEWLRRAQQPHPQPPTPPPQQHGPVLAPNPPPPPARRHSSSYAPSHNNHRNAGNGRTDPPRHAANVAAAGSDKDGRELHNQEGKGLKEGENVVDAKSLQLDSPITDEGEKNPKLQTDSEGSSKVAPAPSEYTTREIIDGRPVNTVEGLKVYEGLVNVIEINKIVSLANETKASSRRGGLEAGQTVIVGRRPLRGHGSAVIQLGVPIIEGPFEDENQRETRVDAVPGLLQDLFDRFFQQGIIPSKPDYCVIDFFNEGEYSHPQQPPPWYGRPLCTLCLTECDMVFGRVILGERGDNRGPLKLSLSTGSLLVLQGRSADVAKRSIPATHKQRILLTFGKSVPRKLVSSESAARVTPTLAPPPMPWGPPSRPANMRPHSPSPKHFGYAPASSVLPAPMAGPLHIPPSDGMQPLFVAPAPVAAAAIPFPAAVQLQNTAPAWIPEAAPRPAPPRLPVPGTGVFLPPGSGHQLLPPHQMIQASHAHAEMANGNASPRSTATSKRPDTVEAKPECNGSSNGGCGLVDEKSAVHKEQQQNGGMKKAGNSKAEPGALAK, encoded by the exons atggccaccgccgccgccggcgccgccgccatcccctcctccgccgccgccatggtcgcggGGGCGCCCCTCGACCCGCACCACCCGCACCACCAGCAGCAGCCGGCCTGGCTCATGGACGAGCGCGACGGCTTCATCTCCTGGCTGCGGGGCGAGTTCGCCGCCGCCAACGCCATCATCGACCTCCTCGTCCTGCACCTCCGCAGCGTCCCCGGCGACTACGACCACGTCTTCGCCGCCGTGCACCAGCGCAGGCACCACTGGGCGCACATCATCCACATGCAGCAGTTCTTCCCCGTCACCGACGTCGCGCTCGCGCTACAGCACACCGAGTGGCTACGCAGGGCCCAGCAGCCGCACCCGCagccgccgacgccgccgccgcagcagcaCGGGCCCGTCCTCGCGCCcaacccgccgccgccacccgcgcgACGCCACAGCTCCTCCTACGCGCCATCCCACAACAACCATCGCAACGCCGGCAACGGCCGCACCGATCCGCCGCGGCATGCCGCAAACGTCGCCGCCGCTGGATCCGATAAAGATG GACGTGAACTTCATAACCAAGAAGGGAAGGGACTTAAGGAAGGAGAGAACGTTGTTGATGCTAAAAGTCTACAGTTGGATTCTCCTATTACCGATG AAGGTGAGAAAAACCCTAAGCTGCAAACTGATTCTGAAGGAAGCAGCAAAGTGGCTCCAGCTCCTTCAGAGTATACAACCAGGGAAATCATTGATGGCAGGCCG GTTAATACTGTTGAAGGACTAAAGGTCTATGAAGGGTTGGTAAATGTGATTGAGATAAACAAGATTGTTTCTTTAGCTAATGAGACAAAAGCTTCTTCTCGCCGAGGAGGGTTGGAAG CGGGGCAGACTGTTATTGTTGGTAGAAGACCACTGAGGGGTCATGGAAGCGCAGTTATTCAGCTGGGAGTTCCTATCATTGAAGGCCCTTTTGAAGATGAAAATCAAAGAG AGACAAGGGTGGATGCTGTTCCTGGGTTGCTGCAAGACCTGTTTGATCGCTTCTTTCAGCAGGGAATCATACCTTCTAAGCCAGACTATTGTGTTATCGACTTCTTCAATGAG GGGGAATATTCTCATCCTCAGCAACCTCCTCCTTGGTATGGTAGGCCTCTTTGTACTCTCTGCCTGACAGAGTGTGACATGGTATTTGGCCGAGTTATCCTTGGTGAACGAGGCGATAACAGAGGCCCTTTAAAGCTATCTCTTTCTACAGG GTCTCTTTTAGTGTTGCAAGGGAGAAGTGCTGATGTAGCCAAGCGATCTATTCCTGCTACACACAAGCAGCGAATCTTACTGACTTTTGGGAAGTCTGTGCCAAGAAAACTTGTTTCATCAGAAAGTGCTGCACGAGTCACTCCCACATTAGCACCTCCTCCTATGCCCTGGGGTCCACCATCAAGGCCAGCTAACATGAGGCCACATTCCCCTAGTCCTAAGCACTTCGGATATGCCCCCGCCAGCAGTGTACTTCCAGCACCAATGGCTGGACCTCTCCACATCCCTCCATCCGATGGAATGCAGCCACTCTTTGTAGCACCTGCTCCTGTTGCTGCCGCAGCCATACCTTTCCCAGCAGCTGTTCAATTGCAAAATACAGCACCAGCTTGGATTCCAGAAGCTGCCCCAAGGCCTGCCCCACCACGTTTGCCTGTTCCAGGTACAGGGGTCTTTCTTCCTCCTGGATCAGGTCACCAACTGTTGCCGCCTCATCAGATGATCCAAGCTTCACATGCTCATGCGGAGATGGCTAATGGTAATGCTTCTCCAAGGAGCACGGCAACAAGTAAAAGGCCTGATACAGTCGAGGCAAAACCAGAGTGCAATGGGAGCTCTAATGGTGGCTGCGGCTTAGTGGATGAGAAGTCAGCTGTTCATAAGGAGCAGCAGCAGAATGGTGGTATGAAGAAGGCTGGGAACAGCAAGGCTGAGCCAGGTGCCCTTGCCAAGTAG
- the LOC127296340 gene encoding uncharacterized protein, producing the protein MRREAYKQKKKIKGTKKYADLEAGQRKKQCVQKRQKYANMQPEQKKARLEQIVANREFRRNTPCKESIAMVNPAYIATEEEFSASTFKELPDLLIPIFERHAHLWATEIEEPTAMLTKKHGTSMSEFSRDLLTAIKDHTTPTPSFALSPRAVDVSNLHQAECSASKATPETRFWKDAVQYEHEVEQSKEKTTFQNQMPDTPRAPASAQTNLDQGKGNDELLEARKKLIDASKQITHLQAEMHTVKSKMQVFEARCNLFDTRSNQLEEPSTEIEAKSKMLDTRSNQLEARFMEVQAKKLDELARQYDYDRRNLERDKEKLHQEMHAMESLNQALISKEAKSNDELQHVRKQLVNFTERLSQLQDEMHAMETLNQALAAKERNSSEELQCIKENQEALDLLNNVLTTKEIRSNNELQDVRKQLIDGLRLQKFTNGRANIGVKRMGELDTKVFTNCRQDLSQEDAHISAASLCSSWQAEITNPMWYPFKVVKVDGEPTEILCEDDDKLRKLKEHGEEIYTSVTKALLEIND; encoded by the exons ATGCGCCgtgaagcttataagcaaaagaaaaAAATTAAAGGGACAAAGAAATATGCAGATTTAGAGGCAGGACAAAGGAAAAAACAATGCGTGCAAAAAAGGCAGAAATATGCAAATATGCAGCCAGAACAAAAGAAAGCAAGATTAGAACAAATTGTAGCTAACCGGGAGTTTAGGCGCAACACACCATGCAAAGAATCGATTGCGATGGTGAACCCTGCATATATCGCAACAGAGGAAGAATTTAGTGCATCTACCTTTAAG GAGCTTCCAGATTTACTTATCCCCATTTTCGAGAGGCATGCGCATTTATGGGCTACAGAAATTGAAGAACCCACAGCAATGTTGACAAAAAAACATGGTACCAGCATGTCTGAGTTTTCTCGTGATCTCCTCACTGCTATCAAGGACCATACCACACCTACTCCTTCCTTTGCGTTGTCGCCCAGGGCTGTCGATGTTTCAAACCTTCACCAAGCTGAATGTAGTGCTTCAAAAGCAACACCTGAAACGCGGTTCTGGAAGGATGCCGTCCAATACGAACATGAGGTGGAACAAAGCAAAGAGAAAACAACCTTCCAAAACCAGATGCCAGATACACCCCGAGCACCTGCTTCAGCTCAAACCAACCTAGATCAAG GAAAAGGGAACGATGAACTGCTGGAAGCTCGGAAAAAACTGATAGATGCGAGCAAGCAAATAACACATTTACAGGCGGAGATGCACACAGTGAAGTCCAAGATGCAAGTTTTTGAAGCAAGATGCAACCTGTTCGACACTAGGTCCAACCAGCTTGAGGAGCCATCTACGGAGATTGAAGCGAAATCCAAGATGCTTGACACTAGGTCGAACCAGCTTGAGGCTAGGTTTATGGAGGTTCAAGCCAAGAAGCTTGACGAGCTAGCTAGGCAGTATGACTATGATAGGAGGAACCTTGAACGGGACAAGGAAAAGTTGCACCAGGAGATGCATGCGATGGAGTCACTCAACCAGGCTCTTATTTCCAAGGAAGCAAAAAGCAACGATGAGTTGCAGCATGTTCGAAAACAGCTGGTAAATTTTACTGAGCGACTATCACAGTTACAGGATGAGATGCACGCAATGGAGACGCTAAATCAGGCTCTGGCTGCTAAGGAAAGAAATAGCAGTGAAGAGTTGCAATGCATTAAAGAAAACCAGGAAGCACTGGATTTACTCAACAATGTTCTGACAACCAAGGAAATAAGAAGCAACAATGAGTTGCAAGATGTCCGGAAGCAGCTAATAGAT GGGTTACGGTTACAGAAGTTTACAAATGGACGAGCAAATATAGGTGTCAAAAGGATGGGCGAGCTTGACACAAAAGTATTTACAAATTGCAGACAAGATTTATCACAGGAGGATGCACACATTTCTGCTGCGTCTCTTTGTTCAAGTTGGCAAGCCGAAATCACAAACCCAATGTGGTACCCTTTTAAGGTGGTCAAAGTTGATGGTGAACCTACG GAAATTCTCTGTGAGGATGATGATAAGCTTCGGAAGTTAAAAGAGCACGGTGAAGAAATATACACTTCAGTCACAAAGGCGCTGCTTGAGATCAatgattag